A DNA window from Sphingomonas profundi contains the following coding sequences:
- a CDS encoding PEPxxWA-CTERM sorting domain-containing protein has protein sequence MKLRNLVVAGVASALFTSTAPAAVVNFDYAAYTTDFIFGIGSTGQGSFETAGSDGTYTLADGLSNFSLNGSHFAFFSYGSVGMGKGDLASFSATLSGGKLTDLNFVTKTVAAPVKSFFDIFLPFQEQRTADVKYSVSGLKPDNLTFQLDEGTITGTLNANVVVAAVPEPATWAMMLGGFGLVGAAMRRRRAHVTTAVRFA, from the coding sequence ATGAAGTTGCGTAATCTTGTTGTGGCCGGTGTCGCCAGTGCCCTATTCACGTCCACCGCGCCGGCCGCCGTGGTAAATTTCGACTATGCGGCCTACACCACGGACTTCATCTTCGGCATCGGATCCACCGGGCAGGGCAGTTTCGAGACGGCGGGCAGCGACGGTACGTATACGCTGGCCGACGGACTGAGCAATTTCTCCCTGAACGGCTCCCACTTCGCCTTCTTTTCTTACGGGTCGGTCGGGATGGGGAAGGGCGATCTCGCGTCCTTCTCCGCGACGCTGAGCGGCGGCAAGCTGACTGATCTCAACTTCGTGACGAAGACGGTGGCGGCGCCCGTCAAATCGTTCTTCGATATCTTCTTGCCGTTCCAGGAACAGCGGACTGCCGACGTGAAGTACAGCGTGTCGGGCCTGAAGCCGGACAATCTGACCTTCCAGCTGGACGAGGGCACGATCACCGGCACGCTGAACGCCAACGTCGTCGTCGCCGCCGTGCCGGAACCGGCGACCTGGGCGATGATGCTGGGCGGCTTCGGCCTGGTGGGCGCCGCCATGCGCCGGCGTCGCGCGCACGTGACCACCGCCGTCCGCTTCGCCTGA
- a CDS encoding response regulator: protein MTASLSILIVEDEPLIAMMLEDFVDTLGHTVAGTADCVSDALARLEQGGVDVAILDVHLRGGEPSWPVADVLADRGIAYLVSTGGHVDPPPARHAAAPQLSKPFTMDGIQAAIDSAMDRV from the coding sequence ATGACCGCGTCTCTCTCGATCCTCATCGTCGAGGACGAACCCCTTATCGCGATGATGCTCGAGGATTTCGTCGACACGCTCGGCCACACAGTGGCGGGCACCGCCGATTGCGTGTCGGACGCGCTGGCTCGGCTGGAGCAGGGCGGCGTCGACGTGGCCATCCTGGACGTGCACCTGCGCGGCGGCGAGCCCTCGTGGCCGGTGGCGGACGTGCTGGCCGATCGCGGCATCGCCTATCTCGTTTCCACCGGCGGCCATGTCGATCCGCCGCCGGCGCGCCATGCCGCGGCGCCGCAACTCTCCAAGCCGTTCACGATGGATGGCATCCAGGCGGCGATCGACTCCGCGATGGACCGCGTCTGA
- a CDS encoding lytic transglycosylase domain-containing protein produces the protein MSKLDGPAGAAGRLWGRTRARPLLGLALLCLSVAAAAALTADQRAWYAARLNVPGAAMAPAAPVVTDPVGEALVRWNRLRQSDGYPFADYAGFLLAFPGWPGEQAMRRTAEKAIDPAAAIPSEVARFFDRFPPLTPSGRVRYAEALAALGRSDAAFAAARAAYTGGATSEDDENRLRARFGTVFTPADQDMRMDRLLWDGALAAAQRQIAFVSPGRRPLFDARLALRSRRGDAPAVADGYVSIGATDAGFVADRARYFRDSAQSVVARSWLASPRTLAAPPLDGEKYLEVLLQNARGAEADNQPSFVLGIALNADGAFPAGTDVRTRSLGERDDYTSLTFMGGMAALRKLNRPRDAILLFDRYARAAQSPQTRTRGLYWAGRAALAAGDAARANQYFASAAASPDQFYGQLASERLGQSVATPQAVPAPVDPAARAAFAASSIVRATRLLGDLGDHADQTLFLRTLASSVKTDADHVLLAELSRDIGRPDLGVMVARAARNSGVSDFVATGFPEIAVPTIAQGRWVMVHAISRQESQFDRQAMSRVGARGLMQLMPGTARDTAGKLGLPYDLGRLTGDPQYNVTLGSFFFGNLLDSFGGNHVLAVAAYNAGPGNVRKWLAQNGDPRMPGVDVVDWIEAIPFSETRGYVQRVLENAVVYDALNPARARMPERNRLSAYLGKSNPG, from the coding sequence TTGTCGAAACTCGACGGGCCGGCCGGCGCGGCCGGCCGCCTGTGGGGGCGCACGCGCGCCCGGCCGCTGCTGGGGCTGGCGCTGCTGTGCCTCTCCGTCGCGGCGGCGGCGGCGCTCACGGCGGATCAGCGCGCCTGGTATGCGGCGCGGCTGAACGTGCCGGGCGCGGCGATGGCGCCGGCCGCGCCCGTCGTCACGGATCCGGTCGGCGAGGCGCTCGTCCGCTGGAACCGGCTGCGCCAGAGCGACGGCTACCCCTTCGCCGACTATGCCGGCTTCCTCCTCGCTTTTCCGGGCTGGCCGGGCGAGCAGGCGATGCGCCGCACCGCCGAGAAGGCGATCGATCCCGCCGCGGCGATCCCATCGGAGGTCGCGCGCTTCTTCGATCGCTTCCCGCCGCTCACCCCGTCCGGTCGGGTCCGCTATGCCGAGGCGCTGGCCGCGCTCGGCCGCAGCGATGCCGCCTTCGCCGCCGCCCGCGCCGCCTATACCGGCGGCGCGACGAGCGAGGATGACGAGAATCGCCTACGCGCGCGCTTCGGCACCGTCTTCACGCCCGCCGACCAGGACATGCGGATGGATCGGCTGCTGTGGGACGGTGCCCTCGCCGCCGCCCAGCGCCAGATCGCCTTCGTCTCGCCGGGGCGGCGGCCGCTGTTCGATGCGCGCCTGGCGCTCCGCTCACGGCGCGGCGACGCGCCGGCGGTGGCGGACGGCTACGTCTCGATCGGCGCGACGGACGCGGGCTTCGTCGCCGATCGCGCCCGCTACTTCCGCGATAGCGCGCAGAGCGTGGTCGCGCGCAGCTGGCTCGCGTCGCCGCGCACCCTGGCGGCACCGCCGCTGGACGGCGAGAAATATCTCGAGGTGCTGCTGCAGAATGCGCGCGGGGCGGAGGCGGACAATCAGCCCAGCTTCGTCCTGGGCATCGCGCTGAACGCCGACGGCGCCTTCCCCGCCGGCACCGACGTGCGCACCCGATCGCTGGGCGAGCGGGACGATTATACCAGCCTCACCTTCATGGGCGGCATGGCGGCGCTGCGGAAGCTGAACCGCCCGCGCGATGCCATCCTGCTGTTCGATCGCTACGCCCGCGCCGCCCAGTCGCCGCAGACGCGCACGCGCGGCCTCTACTGGGCCGGACGCGCGGCGCTGGCCGCCGGCGACGCGGCGCGCGCCAACCAGTATTTCGCCAGCGCCGCCGCCAGCCCGGACCAGTTCTACGGCCAGCTCGCCTCCGAACGGCTGGGCCAGTCCGTCGCCACGCCGCAGGCCGTGCCGGCGCCGGTCGATCCGGCCGCGCGCGCCGCCTTCGCCGCCAGCAGCATCGTCCGCGCGACGCGCCTGCTCGGCGATCTGGGCGATCATGCCGATCAGACTTTGTTCCTGCGCACCCTCGCCTCATCGGTGAAGACGGATGCCGATCACGTGCTGCTGGCCGAACTGTCGCGCGATATCGGCCGGCCCGATCTCGGCGTCATGGTCGCCCGCGCCGCGCGCAACAGCGGCGTCAGCGATTTCGTGGCGACCGGCTTTCCCGAGATCGCCGTGCCCACGATCGCGCAGGGGCGCTGGGTGATGGTGCACGCGATCAGCCGGCAGGAGAGCCAGTTCGACCGGCAGGCGATGAGCCGGGTCGGTGCGCGCGGGCTGATGCAGCTGATGCCGGGCACCGCCCGCGATACCGCCGGCAAGCTGGGCCTGCCCTACGATCTCGGCCGGCTCACCGGCGATCCGCAGTACAATGTCACGCTGGGCAGCTTCTTCTTCGGCAACCTGCTCGATTCGTTCGGCGGCAACCATGTGCTCGCCGTCGCCGCCTACAATGCCGGGCCGGGCAACGTGCGCAAATGGCTGGCGCAGAACGGCGACCCGCGCATGCCCGGCGTCGACGTGGTCGACTGGATCGAGGCGATCCCGTTCAGCGAGACGCGAGGCTACGTGCAGCGCGTGCTGGAGAATGCGGTGGTCTACGACGCGCTGAACCCGGCCCGCGCGCGCATGCCGGAACGCAACCGCCTCTCCGCCTATCTCGGCAAGTCGAACCCGGGCTGA
- a CDS encoding M13 family metallopeptidase — MRPILILLAASTMLAGGAIAATSASQKTVTKAAVGPVAPASVGKPQIGAFGFDAAGMDRSVAPGDNFYDYANGAWARSTPIPADRSNYGMFNVLEDLSNERMRGIIEAAAKQPGSKIGDLYASFMDVDAVEGKGFAPVKPQLAAIMAVNSRAAFARALGEAQRDGVSGPIGAYVSIDDKAPDTTIVQVAQSGLGLPDRDYYLKTDDAKLAEARAAYATYLARLFTLAGEPNGAARAQAIIAFEGRVAQVQWTRTESRDSDKTYNPWPRANFEKAAPGFDWAAFLGTAGLDGQAKYLVSQPSAITASARILGETPLPVLKDYLWTRTLDDAAPFLSKAFVDAHFAFHGTALDGTPQIRERWKRGVALVKNGMGEAVGKEYVARYFPPEAKAEADRLVRNIIRSMDDRLANLTWMAPETKVKARAKLAAFRPQIGYPAKWRDYSALQIDRADLYGNYHRVGRFEWSRNLAKLGKPADRDEWFMTPMEINAYANPVWNEIVFPAAILQPPFFDPKADPAVNYGGIGAVIGHEISHHFDDQGRKYDASGRLAEWWTPQDVSRFTALTDKLVKQYDAYEPLPGLHVQGGLTLGENIADLAGLTVAHEAYKLSLNGKPAPVIDGTTGDQRFYLGWAQVWRRSYREANLRQRLLTDPHSPSEQRTAVVRNLDPWYDAYKPAPTARLYLTPDARVRIW; from the coding sequence ATGCGCCCCATCCTGATCCTGCTGGCGGCATCGACGATGCTGGCCGGCGGCGCGATCGCCGCCACGAGCGCGTCGCAGAAGACCGTCACGAAGGCCGCCGTCGGCCCCGTCGCCCCGGCCAGCGTCGGCAAGCCGCAGATCGGCGCCTTCGGCTTCGACGCCGCCGGCATGGACCGATCGGTCGCGCCCGGCGACAATTTCTACGATTATGCGAACGGTGCCTGGGCGCGATCGACGCCGATCCCGGCCGATCGATCGAACTACGGCATGTTCAACGTGCTGGAGGATCTCTCTAACGAGCGGATGCGCGGGATCATCGAGGCGGCGGCCAAGCAGCCCGGATCGAAGATCGGCGATCTCTACGCCAGCTTCATGGATGTCGACGCGGTGGAGGGGAAGGGCTTCGCCCCGGTGAAGCCGCAGCTTGCCGCGATCATGGCGGTGAACAGCCGTGCCGCCTTCGCCAGGGCGCTGGGCGAGGCGCAGCGCGACGGGGTGAGCGGACCGATCGGCGCCTATGTGTCGATCGACGACAAGGCGCCCGACACGACGATCGTGCAGGTCGCCCAGTCCGGCCTGGGCCTGCCGGACCGCGATTATTATCTGAAGACCGACGACGCGAAGCTGGCCGAGGCGCGTGCCGCCTACGCCACCTACCTCGCCCGCCTGTTCACCCTGGCCGGCGAGCCGAACGGCGCCGCCCGCGCGCAGGCGATCATCGCCTTCGAGGGACGGGTGGCGCAGGTGCAGTGGACCCGCACCGAGAGCCGCGACTCGGACAAGACCTATAACCCGTGGCCGCGCGCCAATTTCGAGAAGGCGGCGCCGGGCTTCGACTGGGCGGCGTTCCTCGGCACGGCCGGGCTGGACGGGCAGGCGAAATATCTCGTCTCGCAGCCGAGCGCCATCACCGCCTCGGCCAGGATTCTCGGCGAGACGCCGCTGCCGGTGCTGAAGGACTATCTGTGGACGCGCACGCTGGACGATGCGGCGCCGTTCCTCTCCAAGGCGTTCGTCGATGCGCACTTCGCCTTCCACGGCACCGCGCTGGACGGCACGCCGCAGATCCGCGAGCGGTGGAAGCGCGGCGTGGCGCTGGTGAAGAACGGCATGGGCGAGGCCGTGGGCAAGGAATATGTCGCCCGCTACTTCCCGCCCGAGGCCAAGGCGGAGGCGGACCGGCTGGTGCGCAACATCATCCGATCGATGGACGATCGCCTCGCCAACCTCACCTGGATGGCGCCGGAGACCAAGGTGAAGGCGCGCGCCAAGCTGGCCGCCTTTCGCCCGCAGATCGGCTATCCGGCGAAGTGGCGGGACTATTCGGCGCTCCAGATCGACCGCGCCGACCTCTACGGCAACTATCACCGCGTCGGCCGCTTCGAGTGGAGCCGCAACCTCGCCAAGCTCGGCAAGCCGGCGGACCGGGACGAGTGGTTCATGACGCCGATGGAGATCAACGCCTACGCCAACCCGGTGTGGAACGAGATCGTGTTCCCCGCCGCCATCCTGCAGCCGCCCTTCTTCGATCCCAAGGCGGATCCGGCGGTGAACTATGGCGGCATCGGCGCCGTCATCGGCCACGAGATCAGCCATCATTTCGACGATCAGGGCCGCAAGTACGACGCGAGCGGCCGGCTGGCCGAGTGGTGGACGCCGCAGGACGTGAGCCGCTTCACCGCCCTCACCGACAAGCTGGTGAAGCAGTATGACGCCTATGAGCCGCTGCCCGGCCTGCACGTGCAGGGCGGCCTGACCCTGGGCGAGAACATCGCCGACCTTGCCGGGCTGACCGTGGCGCACGAGGCGTACAAGCTCTCGCTGAACGGCAAGCCCGCGCCGGTGATCGACGGCACCACGGGGGACCAGCGCTTCTATCTCGGCTGGGCGCAGGTGTGGCGGCGCAGCTACCGCGAGGCGAACCTGCGCCAGCGGCTGCTGACCGATCCGCACAGCCCATCCGAACAGCGCACCGCCGTCGTCCGCAACCTCGATCCGTGGTACGACGCGTACAAGCCGGCACCCACCGCCAGGCTGTACCTGACGCCCGACGCCCGCGTGCGGATCTGGTAG
- the dapA gene encoding 4-hydroxy-tetrahydrodipicolinate synthase, with product MFSGSIPALVTPFRDGAFDEAAFRAFVDWQIAEGSTGLVPCGTTGESATMSIEEHNHVVSVCVEQAAGRVPVIAGCGSNDTKVALEHMRHAEAAGAAAALVVLPYYNRPNSEGVIAHYRYLTDNSSLPIILYNVPGRTVTDISPETMGVLARIPTIVGCKDASGKVERATAQRLACGEDFCQLSGNDDMALGFMAMGGAGCISVTANVAPGLCGEFQRACLGGEWAAALRLQDRLFPLHAALFSDASPGPAKYALSRVRPDFPTDLRLPMTWPSEASRAAVDAALAIAGLA from the coding sequence ATGTTCAGCGGTTCGATTCCCGCTCTGGTGACTCCGTTTCGCGATGGCGCGTTCGATGAGGCGGCGTTCCGCGCCTTCGTCGACTGGCAGATCGCCGAGGGATCGACCGGCCTCGTGCCGTGCGGCACCACCGGCGAGAGCGCGACGATGTCGATCGAGGAGCACAACCACGTCGTCTCGGTCTGCGTCGAGCAGGCGGCGGGGCGCGTGCCGGTGATCGCCGGCTGCGGATCGAACGACACGAAGGTGGCGCTGGAGCATATGCGTCACGCCGAGGCCGCCGGCGCCGCCGCCGCGCTGGTGGTGCTGCCCTATTACAACCGGCCGAACAGCGAGGGCGTGATCGCCCATTATCGCTACCTGACCGACAATAGCAGCCTGCCGATCATCCTCTACAACGTGCCGGGCCGCACCGTGACCGACATCAGCCCCGAGACGATGGGTGTGCTGGCGCGCATCCCCACGATCGTCGGCTGCAAGGATGCCAGCGGCAAGGTGGAGCGCGCCACCGCCCAGCGGCTCGCCTGCGGAGAGGATTTCTGCCAGCTCTCGGGCAATGACGACATGGCGCTGGGCTTCATGGCGATGGGCGGCGCGGGCTGCATCTCGGTGACGGCCAACGTCGCGCCTGGCCTGTGCGGGGAGTTCCAGCGGGCCTGCCTGGGCGGCGAGTGGGCGGCGGCGCTGCGCCTGCAGGACCGGCTGTTCCCGCTGCACGCCGCTCTGTTCAGCGATGCCTCCCCGGGGCCGGCAAAATATGCCCTATCGCGCGTGCGGCCCGACTTCCCGACCGATCTGCGCCTGCCGATGACCTGGCCGTCCGAGGCCAGCCGCGCGGCGGTGGACGCCGCGCTGGCGATCGCCGGTCTCGCCTGA
- a CDS encoding hybrid sensor histidine kinase/response regulator, giving the protein MASSAPPLAPSAGLDRAALFGVLAAGLGSALLLLWAIDAFVVSAVFLAVIWSAAALVLLFARARRAAPAEAEGADWSLTNAAIEDAAQPVAVTDRAGRLVCANRLYGEWFSHWPAPPALPLSDDGADRLAAAGRTAWRDGEGVATDLSGGRGRFSARVARAGHADDHLVWRFAPALAVDLLAEARAMIAGEGGNRLAAAGVMAALVDGGGRLLAANRALLARALGTAEAAPAGRPFVDLLATGTDEYIRLAAESETADPLRLVQIPLDQGDPGHATIILLLDEDGAVATRPGARSTATANVHALLAMLPLGLALAERDGRILFMNEAFERAAAIPAGQSVLYPGDLVVKEDKAAVSDAVRRFSAGHRVSGDLSVRLRWRPEEPVALTIAGARGLGEAAVLLSLKDNSEESKLKKQVLQATKMQAVGQLAGGVAHDFNNILTAIIGHCDLMMMRHAPGDSDYDDIQQIRQNSNRAASLTRQLLAFSRQQTLRPQMLQLPDVVSEVSNLLRRLLGETVTLTVKHGRDLGAVRADPGQLEQVIVNLAVNARDAMPGGGTLTIQTYAVPAAQVRDLDSEILPVADYTALSVSDTGSGIAPEILAKIFEPFFTTKEVGKGTGLGLSTVYGIVKQSEGFIFAESTVGEGTSFVIYLPVHRAPALAEPAAPPPREKPAELWGTGTILIVEDEDMVRAVAERALTRQGYTVHTASNGEEALEMLADMAAAGGPPVDLLISDVVMPTMDGPTMVRQARARYPHLPILFMSGYAEEQLRRSIDLDHVAFIAKPFSVQQLAAAARDALRAKASSPEP; this is encoded by the coding sequence ATGGCTTCCTCAGCGCCCCCGCTCGCCCCGTCCGCCGGCTTGGACCGGGCCGCCCTGTTCGGCGTGCTCGCCGCCGGGCTCGGCTCGGCGCTGCTGCTGCTGTGGGCGATCGATGCCTTCGTCGTGTCGGCGGTGTTCCTCGCCGTGATCTGGTCGGCGGCGGCGCTGGTGCTGCTGTTCGCCCGCGCGCGCCGCGCCGCCCCGGCCGAGGCGGAGGGCGCCGACTGGTCGCTGACCAATGCCGCGATTGAGGATGCCGCCCAGCCGGTCGCCGTCACCGATCGCGCCGGCCGGCTGGTCTGCGCCAACCGGCTGTATGGCGAGTGGTTCAGCCACTGGCCGGCGCCGCCCGCGCTCCCCCTGTCGGACGACGGCGCCGATCGCCTTGCCGCCGCCGGCCGCACGGCCTGGCGGGATGGCGAGGGCGTGGCGACCGATCTCTCCGGCGGGCGCGGCCGGTTCAGCGCGCGGGTGGCGCGCGCTGGCCACGCCGACGACCACCTCGTCTGGCGGTTCGCGCCCGCGCTGGCGGTGGACCTGCTGGCCGAGGCGCGGGCGATGATCGCCGGGGAGGGCGGCAACCGGCTGGCGGCGGCGGGCGTGATGGCGGCGCTGGTGGATGGCGGCGGCCGGTTGCTGGCCGCCAACCGCGCTTTGCTGGCGCGCGCGCTCGGCACGGCGGAGGCGGCGCCGGCGGGCCGGCCGTTCGTCGACCTGCTGGCGACCGGCACCGACGAGTATATTCGCCTGGCCGCCGAGAGCGAGACGGCCGATCCGCTGCGGCTGGTGCAGATCCCGCTCGATCAGGGCGATCCGGGCCACGCCACGATCATCCTGCTGCTGGACGAGGACGGCGCCGTCGCCACCCGGCCCGGCGCCCGCAGCACGGCAACCGCCAACGTGCACGCGCTGCTGGCGATGCTGCCGCTGGGCTTGGCGCTGGCCGAGCGCGACGGGCGCATCCTGTTCATGAACGAGGCGTTCGAGCGGGCGGCCGCGATCCCGGCCGGCCAGTCCGTGCTCTATCCCGGCGATCTGGTGGTGAAGGAGGACAAGGCGGCCGTCTCCGATGCGGTGCGCCGCTTCTCCGCCGGGCACCGCGTCTCCGGCGATCTCTCGGTGCGGCTGCGCTGGCGGCCGGAGGAGCCGGTGGCGCTCACCATCGCCGGCGCGCGCGGGCTGGGCGAGGCGGCGGTGCTGCTGAGCCTGAAGGACAATAGTGAGGAATCGAAGCTGAAGAAGCAGGTGCTGCAGGCCACCAAGATGCAGGCCGTGGGCCAGCTGGCCGGCGGCGTGGCGCATGACTTCAACAACATCCTCACCGCGATCATCGGCCACTGCGACCTGATGATGATGCGCCATGCGCCGGGCGACAGCGACTATGACGATATCCAGCAGATCCGCCAGAACTCCAATCGCGCCGCCAGCCTGACGCGGCAGCTGCTCGCCTTCTCCCGCCAGCAGACGCTGCGGCCGCAGATGCTGCAGTTGCCGGACGTCGTTTCCGAAGTGTCCAACCTGCTCCGCCGGCTGCTGGGTGAGACGGTGACGCTGACGGTGAAGCACGGCCGCGACCTGGGGGCGGTGCGCGCCGATCCCGGCCAGCTGGAGCAGGTGATCGTCAACCTGGCGGTGAATGCGCGCGATGCGATGCCCGGCGGCGGCACCCTGACGATCCAGACCTACGCGGTGCCGGCGGCGCAGGTGCGCGACCTGGACAGCGAGATACTGCCGGTGGCCGACTATACCGCGCTCAGCGTGTCGGACACCGGCAGCGGCATTGCGCCCGAGATCCTCGCCAAGATATTCGAGCCGTTCTTCACCACCAAGGAGGTGGGCAAGGGCACGGGTCTTGGCCTCTCCACCGTGTACGGCATCGTCAAACAGTCCGAAGGGTTCATCTTCGCCGAGTCGACGGTTGGCGAGGGGACCAGCTTCGTCATCTACCTGCCCGTCCACCGCGCGCCGGCGCTGGCGGAGCCGGCCGCGCCGCCGCCGCGCGAGAAGCCGGCGGAGCTGTGGGGCACCGGCACGATCCTGATCGTGGAGGATGAGGATATGGTGCGCGCCGTGGCGGAACGCGCGCTGACGCGGCAGGGCTACACCGTGCACACCGCATCGAACGGCGAGGAGGCGCTGGAGATGCTGGCGGACATGGCCGCCGCCGGCGGTCCGCCCGTGGACCTGCTGATATCCGACGTGGTGATGCCGACGATGGACGGGCCGACGATGGTGCGCCAGGCGCGGGCGCGATACCCGCACCTGCCGATCCTCTTCATGTCCGGTTACGCCGAGGAGCAGCTGCGCCGGTCGATCGATCTGGACCATGTCGCCTTCATCGCGAAACCCTTTTCCGTGCAGCAGCTTGCCGCCGCCGCCCGCGATGCGCTGCGCGCCAAAGCCTCTAGCCCGGAGCCGTAA
- a CDS encoding DUF2062 domain-containing protein, with protein MFEKVRAWSERNMPTRETFERIRWLRPIAHRILLPELWHFNRRSVPRGVALGMLVGVLTPIAQTIFAALLALPARANVPVAALTTFVTNPFTTPPIWLLAYWIGMRLLHTDAVEAGGRLVHPEAMGWLQWLISEVGPATALGLVIIAVVSAAVGYLIAAFAWRAWVVHKWRQRALHRNIRGV; from the coding sequence ATGTTCGAGAAGGTCCGCGCCTGGTCCGAGCGCAACATGCCGACGCGCGAGACGTTCGAGCGGATCCGCTGGCTCCGGCCGATCGCGCACCGCATCCTGCTGCCGGAACTATGGCACTTCAATCGCCGATCGGTGCCGCGCGGCGTGGCGCTGGGCATGCTGGTGGGCGTGCTGACTCCGATCGCGCAGACCATCTTCGCGGCGCTGCTGGCGCTGCCGGCGCGCGCCAACGTGCCCGTGGCGGCGCTGACCACCTTCGTCACCAACCCGTTCACCACGCCGCCGATCTGGCTGCTGGCCTACTGGATCGGCATGCGGCTGCTGCACACCGACGCGGTCGAGGCGGGCGGGCGGCTGGTGCATCCGGAAGCGATGGGCTGGTTGCAGTGGCTGATCTCGGAAGTGGGGCCGGCGACGGCGCTGGGCCTCGTCATCATCGCGGTCGTGTCGGCCGCGGTCGGCTATCTGATCGCGGCGTTCGCGTGGCGGGCGTGGGTGGTCCACAAGTGGCGCCAACGGGCGCTCCACCGCAACATCCGCGGCGTTTGA
- a CDS encoding GreA/GreB family elongation factor — protein MAEQPNYITPAGLAALRARYDHLLGDERPKLVEVISWAAGNGDRSENGDYIYGRKKLREIDRELRHLSKRMKLAVPVDPAAQTDHARVRFGATVTIVDEDDNSRTVTLVGEDEADAGAGRISWRSPLAFALKGAAVGDVRRVTLPAGEKEWEVETIRYPAA, from the coding sequence GTGGCGGAGCAGCCCAACTACATAACCCCCGCCGGGCTCGCCGCCCTGCGCGCGCGCTACGACCATCTGCTCGGCGACGAGCGGCCGAAGCTGGTCGAGGTCATCAGCTGGGCGGCCGGCAATGGCGACCGATCCGAGAATGGCGACTATATCTACGGCCGCAAGAAGCTGCGCGAGATCGACCGCGAGCTGCGACACCTGTCGAAACGGATGAAGCTGGCCGTGCCGGTCGATCCCGCCGCGCAGACGGATCACGCTCGCGTCCGCTTCGGCGCGACCGTGACGATCGTCGACGAGGACGACAACAGCCGCACCGTCACCCTGGTCGGCGAGGATGAGGCGGATGCGGGCGCGGGCCGCATCAGCTGGCGCTCCCCCCTCGCTTTCGCGCTGAAAGGCGCGGCGGTGGGCGACGTGCGGCGCGTGACCTTGCCGGCGGGCGAGAAGGAATGGGAGGTGGAGACGATCCGCTACCCGGCTGCGTGA
- the smpB gene encoding SsrA-binding protein SmpB → MARPKPAQFEKQKIVAENRRARYEYFLEDFYEAGIALTGTEVKSLRFGEGSIAESYAEVTDDEVFLVNANIPEFSHGNRYNHEPKRPRKLLLHEREINKMRVAVGREGMTLIPLSIYFNARGRAKVELALAKGKKLHDKRETEKDRDWKREQGRIMRERG, encoded by the coding sequence ATGGCCCGCCCGAAACCCGCCCAGTTCGAAAAGCAGAAGATCGTCGCCGAGAACCGGCGCGCCCGCTACGAATATTTCCTCGAGGATTTCTACGAGGCGGGCATCGCCCTGACCGGCACCGAGGTGAAATCGCTGCGCTTCGGCGAGGGATCGATCGCGGAGAGCTATGCCGAGGTGACGGACGACGAGGTGTTCCTGGTGAACGCCAACATCCCCGAGTTCAGCCACGGCAACCGCTACAATCACGAGCCCAAGCGCCCGCGCAAACTGCTGCTGCACGAACGCGAGATCAACAAGATGCGGGTGGCGGTGGGGCGCGAGGGGATGACCCTGATCCCGCTGTCCATCTACTTCAATGCACGCGGCCGGGCGAAGGTGGAACTGGCGCTCGCCAAGGGCAAGAAGCTGCACGACAAGCGCGAGACCGAGAAGGATCGCGACTGGAAGCGCGAGCAGGGCCGCATCATGCGCGAGCGCGGCTGA